A genomic region of Caulobacter sp. NIBR2454 contains the following coding sequences:
- a CDS encoding S9 family peptidase, producing the protein MFMLRCLGAAAALFLVVASPVLAAATRADVDAALTLRDRWMFLTKDVADPATWVEGQSKFYYRKTVPGGFSFIAYDVATNAKASAFDHERLAAGLSKAMGAPQNPLRLPFDTFVHEGRSIAFASGEGRWTCRLEDYVCARAPARKARPKGFGVVRDLSVPADNTPRRSPDGRWEAFVQGDNLAVRALPHGAVTILSTDGSPGDFYDPETIAWSPDSKKLALYRLRPGYGRKVLRVETSPGDQVQPKLQTQLYPKPGDPVDIERPVLFDVASARQVTVADDLFANPYAMSKLAWRKDSATVTFEYDQRGHQALKLIEIEAASGKARAVIDEQTKTFINMGRTFRQDIGADGREVIWMSERDGWNHLYLHDGRTGRVKNQITKGDWIVRKVIKVDEDRRQIWFAASGMRPGEDPYLQHVYRIGFDGRGLTPLTFADAWHDVAFSSDMAFYVDTYSRVDQPNISELRKADGTLVARIETGDIGALRAAGWKAPQVFKAKGRDGRTDIWGLVVRPKDYDPAKRYPVIENIYAGPHDNFVPKTFWPFGFHAGGDKMIGMQAQADLGFIVVQMDGMGTLNRSKAFHDVAWKNLGDSGFPDRIAWHKALAAIDPSYDASRVGIYGASAGGQSAFGALLFHPDFYKAAVAYAGCYDNRMDKISWNEQWMGWPVDDSYARASGVDNAHKLQGDVLLIVGEQDSNVDPASTLQVVDALIKADKTFELLMVPGEGHAVGRSTGPIPYVQRRQFDFFLRKLRGEAALDWNRSAAP; encoded by the coding sequence ATGTTCATGCTTCGATGCCTGGGGGCCGCGGCAGCCCTTTTCCTGGTTGTGGCCAGTCCCGTCCTGGCGGCGGCCACACGGGCGGACGTGGATGCGGCCCTGACCCTGCGTGATCGCTGGATGTTCCTGACGAAGGACGTCGCTGACCCGGCGACCTGGGTCGAAGGACAGTCGAAGTTCTACTATCGCAAGACCGTCCCTGGCGGGTTCAGCTTCATCGCCTATGACGTGGCCACCAACGCCAAGGCGTCGGCCTTTGATCATGAGCGCCTCGCCGCTGGCCTTTCAAAGGCGATGGGCGCGCCGCAAAATCCTCTGCGTCTGCCGTTCGACACTTTCGTTCACGAGGGGCGGTCGATCGCCTTTGCGTCCGGCGAAGGTCGCTGGACCTGCCGGCTGGAGGACTACGTCTGCGCCCGCGCCCCGGCCCGCAAGGCTCGCCCCAAGGGCTTTGGCGTGGTGCGCGATCTTTCCGTTCCCGCCGACAATACGCCCAGGCGGTCGCCCGACGGCCGATGGGAGGCCTTCGTCCAGGGCGACAATCTGGCGGTGCGCGCCTTGCCGCACGGGGCTGTGACGATCCTGAGCACGGACGGCTCGCCGGGCGATTTCTACGACCCCGAGACCATCGCCTGGTCGCCGGACTCTAAGAAGCTCGCCCTCTATCGCTTGCGGCCCGGCTATGGGCGCAAGGTGCTGCGGGTGGAGACCTCGCCTGGCGATCAGGTGCAGCCCAAACTGCAGACCCAGCTCTATCCCAAGCCCGGCGACCCAGTGGATATCGAGCGACCGGTCCTGTTCGACGTGGCGTCAGCCAGGCAGGTCACCGTCGCCGACGACCTCTTTGCCAACCCCTATGCGATGTCCAAACTGGCCTGGCGCAAGGACAGCGCCACGGTGACCTTCGAGTATGATCAACGCGGCCATCAGGCGCTGAAGTTGATCGAGATCGAGGCGGCCAGCGGCAAGGCCCGCGCCGTGATCGACGAGCAGACCAAGACCTTCATCAATATGGGCCGGACCTTCCGCCAGGATATCGGCGCCGATGGGCGCGAAGTGATCTGGATGTCGGAGCGAGACGGCTGGAACCACCTCTATCTGCACGACGGCCGCACCGGGCGGGTGAAGAACCAGATCACCAAGGGCGACTGGATCGTGCGCAAGGTGATCAAGGTCGATGAGGACAGGCGCCAGATCTGGTTCGCGGCCAGCGGCATGCGGCCGGGCGAGGATCCTTATCTGCAGCATGTCTACCGCATCGGCTTCGATGGCCGGGGTCTGACGCCCCTGACCTTCGCCGACGCCTGGCATGACGTGGCCTTTTCATCGGACATGGCCTTCTACGTCGACACCTATTCAAGGGTGGACCAGCCCAACATCTCCGAATTGCGCAAGGCCGACGGGACTTTGGTGGCGCGGATCGAAACCGGCGACATCGGCGCCCTGAGGGCCGCCGGCTGGAAGGCGCCGCAGGTGTTCAAAGCCAAGGGCCGCGACGGCCGCACCGACATCTGGGGCCTAGTGGTCCGTCCCAAGGACTACGACCCGGCCAAACGCTATCCGGTGATCGAGAACATCTATGCCGGCCCGCACGACAACTTTGTCCCAAAGACCTTTTGGCCGTTCGGCTTCCACGCCGGCGGCGACAAGATGATCGGCATGCAGGCCCAGGCCGACCTTGGCTTCATCGTCGTGCAGATGGACGGCATGGGCACGCTGAACCGCTCAAAGGCCTTCCACGACGTCGCCTGGAAGAACCTGGGCGACAGCGGTTTCCCCGACCGGATCGCCTGGCACAAGGCGCTGGCGGCGATCGATCCGTCCTATGACGCCAGCCGGGTGGGCATCTACGGCGCTTCGGCCGGCGGCCAGAGCGCCTTTGGAGCGCTGCTCTTCCATCCCGATTTCTACAAGGCGGCCGTCGCCTATGCCGGTTGTTACGACAACCGCATGGACAAGATCAGTTGGAATGAACAGTGGATGGGCTGGCCGGTGGACGACAGCTACGCACGGGCTTCGGGTGTGGATAACGCCCACAAGCTGCAGGGCGACGTGCTGTTGATCGTGGGCGAGCAGGATTCCAACGTCGATCCCGCCTCGACCCTTCAGGTGGTCGACGCCCTTATCAAGGCCGACAAGACCTTCGAGTTGCTCATGGTCCCGGGCGAGGGCCATGCGGTGGGGCGCTCCACGGGGCCGATCCCCTATGTGCAGCGGCGCCAGTTCGACTTCTTCTTGCGCAAGCTGCGCGGGGAGGCGGCGCTGGATTGGAATCGCAGCGCCGCACCCTAA
- a CDS encoding alpha/beta fold hydrolase, with translation MSVRLALLISAAFLTVAGSAQALPRRAELGVTLGAAKDGGVTVDAIATPASAAAAGLQAGDVILSIGGAATASPAAVLSALEGRRQGQAVKITLRRGDKTLVQTRKLAPKAREQYDGGHATYGSVPFGGGQLADIMVAPPQGPAGPVLYIIQGYTCASMEASNPQSAYRLLAQGLLARGVSTYRVEKPGVGDSLGGPSCATIDFDTEVRAFEAGYNHLVKDLKISPERIFILGHSMGGVEAPLIAARNPSPRGVAVYGTVVRSWQDYLQDVFKYQAFLARGGDPARGEADGEATRGVIEKIYGQGATPAQVAATNAEDAKRLRDWFGWDGAEQIFSRHYSYWHGVAKVASLAAWRDVRSDVLSVRGESDLAALNDEDHKLIADVVSHYRPGTARFVSVPLTGHGMRIEGTPAQVRANAAAPPPAAFNPTIIDLFGDWIEAAMAKPPVATQFEKAPA, from the coding sequence ATGTCCGTGCGTCTCGCCCTGCTGATTTCCGCCGCCTTCCTGACAGTCGCCGGGTCGGCGCAAGCCTTGCCCCGCCGCGCGGAGCTGGGCGTGACTCTGGGCGCGGCCAAGGACGGCGGCGTCACCGTGGACGCGATCGCAACTCCAGCCTCCGCCGCGGCGGCGGGTCTTCAAGCCGGAGACGTCATCTTGAGCATCGGCGGCGCGGCGACCGCTTCGCCGGCGGCGGTGCTGTCGGCTCTGGAAGGCCGTCGCCAAGGACAGGCGGTCAAGATCACGCTGCGGCGTGGCGACAAAACCCTGGTCCAGACCCGCAAGCTCGCCCCCAAGGCGCGCGAACAGTACGATGGCGGCCACGCGACCTACGGCTCCGTCCCCTTTGGGGGCGGCCAGCTTGCCGACATCATGGTGGCGCCGCCGCAGGGGCCCGCGGGCCCGGTGCTGTACATCATCCAGGGCTACACCTGCGCCAGCATGGAGGCGTCCAATCCGCAGTCGGCCTATCGGCTGCTGGCGCAGGGCCTTCTGGCGCGCGGCGTCTCGACCTATCGCGTCGAAAAGCCCGGTGTGGGCGACAGCCTGGGCGGGCCGTCGTGCGCGACCATCGACTTCGACACCGAGGTGCGCGCGTTCGAGGCGGGCTATAACCACCTGGTCAAGGACCTGAAGATTTCGCCCGAGCGCATCTTCATCCTGGGTCACTCCATGGGCGGCGTGGAGGCGCCGCTGATCGCGGCCCGCAACCCATCGCCGCGCGGCGTGGCGGTCTATGGAACCGTGGTGCGCAGCTGGCAGGACTATCTGCAGGACGTCTTCAAGTATCAGGCCTTCCTGGCCCGTGGCGGCGATCCGGCGCGCGGGGAGGCCGATGGCGAGGCGACCCGCGGCGTCATCGAGAAGATCTACGGCCAGGGCGCAACGCCCGCCCAGGTGGCCGCCACAAACGCTGAGGACGCCAAGCGACTGCGCGACTGGTTCGGCTGGGACGGCGCCGAGCAGATCTTCAGCCGCCACTACAGCTATTGGCATGGGGTCGCCAAGGTCGCGAGCCTGGCCGCCTGGCGCGACGTGCGCTCCGACGTGCTGTCGGTACGGGGCGAGTCCGATCTGGCCGCCCTCAATGACGAGGATCACAAGCTGATCGCCGATGTGGTCAGCCACTATCGCCCTGGCACGGCCCGTTTCGTCTCCGTGCCGCTCACCGGCCACGGCATGCGTATCGAGGGCACGCCGGCCCAGGTGCGGGCCAACGCCGCCGCGCCGCCGCCGGCCGCCTTCAACCCCACAATCATCGACCTGTTCGGCGACTGGATCGAAGCGGCCATGGCCAAGCCGCCGGTGGCGACGCAGTTCGAAAAAGCGCCTGCCTGA
- a CDS encoding citrate synthase/methylcitrate synthase, translating to MSGLEGVVAAQTVLSEVDGLAGRLIIRGHALDELAGRWSFEEAAGLLLAGFFPDLPDDLAPALGAARVRVFEQVAHLDANLARAPVEAIRALVARLADRDDLEIGLNLIAAPAVFTGAVLRVSTGKAPIAPDAKLGHAADSLRMMRGQAATRAQAAALDTYLVTVCDHGLNASTFAARVVASTQAGLTSAVLAGISALKGPLHGGAPGPVIDMLDAIGAPTNARVWLAEALDRGERLMGFGHRIYRVRDPRADALKAAVRDLALQEEAVCGRIALAEAVEGAALAEAVEGAALAILRERKPDRPLETNVEFYTALLLEALGFPPSAFTCVFAMGRTAGWVAHAREQVAGGRLIRPQSAYVGPPPRVAA from the coding sequence ATGTCGGGACTAGAAGGCGTCGTCGCCGCGCAAACCGTTCTTTCAGAAGTCGATGGCCTGGCGGGCCGGCTGATCATCCGCGGACATGCCCTTGATGAGCTCGCGGGCCGTTGGTCCTTCGAGGAGGCCGCCGGGCTGCTGTTGGCTGGCTTCTTTCCGGACCTACCCGACGATCTGGCCCCCGCCCTGGGGGCGGCGCGGGTAAGGGTTTTTGAGCAGGTCGCTCATCTGGACGCCAATCTCGCCCGCGCCCCGGTCGAGGCGATCCGTGCTCTTGTGGCCAGACTGGCGGACCGGGACGATCTTGAGATTGGGCTGAACCTGATCGCCGCCCCGGCGGTGTTCACCGGCGCGGTGCTGCGCGTCTCGACGGGCAAGGCGCCGATCGCTCCGGATGCGAAGCTCGGCCACGCCGCCGACAGCCTGCGCATGATGCGTGGCCAAGCGGCGACCCGGGCGCAGGCCGCAGCCCTCGACACCTACCTGGTCACGGTCTGCGATCACGGTCTGAACGCCTCGACCTTCGCCGCCAGGGTCGTCGCCTCGACCCAGGCCGGTCTGACCTCGGCGGTTCTGGCGGGGATCAGCGCCCTCAAGGGTCCGCTGCATGGCGGCGCGCCGGGGCCCGTGATCGACATGCTTGACGCTATCGGCGCGCCGACGAACGCCCGCGTCTGGCTGGCGGAAGCCCTTGATCGCGGCGAGCGGCTGATGGGCTTTGGCCACCGCATCTATCGGGTTCGCGACCCGCGCGCCGACGCGCTCAAGGCGGCGGTGCGCGATCTTGCCCTGCAGGAAGAAGCCGTGTGCGGCCGGATCGCCTTGGCCGAGGCCGTGGAGGGGGCAGCCCTGGCCGAGGCCGTGGAGGGGGCAGCCCTGGCCATTTTGCGCGAGCGCAAGCCAGATCGGCCGCTGGAGACCAATGTCGAATTCTACACAGCGCTGCTGCTGGAGGCTCTGGGCTTCCCGCCCAGCGCCTTCACCTGCGTCTTCGCCATGGGGCGCACCGCCGGCTGGGTCGCCCATGCCCGCGAGCAAGTAGCCGGCGGGCGCCTGATAAGGCCGCAGTCGGCCTATGTCGGCCCCCCTCCTCGCGTGGCGGCCTAG
- a CDS encoding cation diffusion facilitator family transporter: protein MSTPALSVADKAVITRRITLLSTLAATLLIALKGAAFAASGSVAVMASLADSCLDLVASLVTLLAVRYANAPPDAAHRFGYGKAEAFASLMQAGLVFASGALIGREAIGRLLHPAPVSVDGWSIAVMIVSIAITGGLITLQSRALAKAGSIAVAGDRAHYAADLASNGVVIVGLLATALTGVVWIDAVAGLVVAAWLVWGAVGVFRGASGQLMDRELSDKDRARVLALMAQDPRVRGVHQLRTRESGPYIHIQAHIDLDHDLTLEAAHQIVVDAERRILSIFPAADILLHADPRGRAETHGGVFGES from the coding sequence ATGTCAACTCCCGCTCTGTCGGTCGCCGATAAGGCCGTGATCACCCGGCGTATCACCCTGCTATCGACCCTGGCGGCCACGCTGCTTATCGCCCTGAAGGGCGCCGCCTTCGCGGCCAGCGGCTCGGTGGCGGTGATGGCGTCCTTGGCCGACTCCTGCCTGGATCTGGTGGCGTCGCTCGTCACGCTTTTGGCCGTACGCTACGCCAACGCGCCGCCCGATGCGGCTCACCGGTTCGGCTACGGCAAGGCCGAGGCCTTCGCCAGCCTGATGCAGGCGGGGCTGGTCTTCGCCTCGGGCGCCTTGATCGGGCGCGAGGCGATCGGCCGGTTGCTGCACCCGGCGCCGGTGTCGGTGGATGGGTGGAGCATCGCGGTGATGATCGTCTCCATCGCCATCACCGGCGGGCTGATCACTCTGCAATCGCGCGCCCTGGCCAAGGCGGGCTCTATCGCTGTCGCCGGCGATCGGGCGCACTACGCGGCCGATCTGGCGTCCAACGGCGTGGTGATTGTGGGCCTGCTCGCCACCGCCCTGACCGGCGTGGTTTGGATCGACGCCGTCGCCGGCTTGGTGGTCGCCGCTTGGCTGGTCTGGGGGGCGGTCGGGGTCTTCCGCGGCGCGTCAGGCCAACTGATGGATCGCGAGCTGTCGGACAAGGACCGCGCCCGGGTGCTCGCCCTGATGGCGCAGGATCCGCGTGTCCGTGGCGTGCATCAGCTACGCACCCGCGAGTCCGGTCCCTACATCCACATCCAGGCCCACATCGATCTCGACCATGATCTGACCCTGGAGGCGGCTCACCAGATCGTGGTCGACGCCGAGCGACGGATTCTGAGCATTTTCCCCGCCGCCGACATCCTGCTCCACGCCGACCCCCGCGGCCGGGCCGAAACCCACGGCGGGGTGTTTGGCGAGAGCTGA
- a CDS encoding citrate synthase family protein, giving the protein MMDWMTAEDAMAALGVRAQTLYAYVSRGRITAQTDAADPRRSRYSAADVAALADRKRRGRKASDVAQNAIAWGEPVLASAITTVARGCLYYRGRDAVGLSQSESFESVARLLRDQSAPDLVPVTDAAIAKGKTAGARLFATLAGRVGTDLPVAGRSPRSLAVDAASLLDAVVTAAAGQDSRDPAHERLALAWGCDADGADLIRRALVLLADHELNASTFAARVAASTGASLAASALAGLATLSGPLHGGMASRVAVFMAEVKRSGAQAATADRLMRGEPLPGFGHPLYPEGDPRAQALLERFETPKRWAAAAQAAEAAGSGRPNIDFALTALAKHLNLPDDAPFTLFATARCAGWVAHAIEQSQTGRLIRPRARYVGAPV; this is encoded by the coding sequence ATGATGGACTGGATGACCGCAGAAGACGCGATGGCCGCCCTCGGCGTGCGGGCTCAGACCCTCTACGCCTATGTCAGTCGGGGGCGGATAACGGCCCAAACCGACGCCGCTGATCCCAGGCGGAGCCGCTACAGCGCCGCTGACGTCGCCGCCCTGGCGGACCGCAAGCGGCGCGGGCGCAAAGCCTCCGACGTAGCCCAGAACGCCATCGCCTGGGGCGAGCCGGTGCTGGCCTCGGCCATCACCACCGTCGCGCGCGGCTGTCTCTACTACCGGGGACGTGACGCCGTCGGCCTGTCGCAGTCGGAGAGCTTTGAATCCGTGGCGCGGCTGCTTCGCGATCAAAGCGCCCCCGATCTTGTTCCGGTCACCGACGCCGCGATCGCCAAGGGCAAGACCGCCGGCGCGCGCCTTTTCGCCACCCTGGCGGGACGCGTGGGAACTGACCTGCCAGTCGCTGGCCGTTCACCCCGGTCCCTGGCCGTGGACGCCGCCAGCCTGCTCGACGCCGTGGTCACGGCCGCCGCCGGACAGGACAGCCGCGACCCGGCGCATGAGAGACTGGCGCTGGCCTGGGGGTGCGATGCAGACGGCGCCGACCTGATCCGGCGCGCGCTTGTTCTGCTGGCCGATCACGAACTGAACGCCTCGACCTTCGCGGCCAGAGTGGCGGCGTCGACGGGCGCATCCCTGGCCGCCAGCGCCTTGGCGGGCCTGGCGACCCTGTCGGGACCGCTGCACGGCGGCATGGCTAGCCGCGTCGCCGTCTTCATGGCCGAGGTCAAGCGCAGCGGAGCCCAAGCGGCCACCGCCGACCGCCTGATGCGCGGCGAGCCCCTGCCTGGATTTGGTCATCCGCTTTATCCAGAAGGCGACCCGCGCGCCCAAGCCCTGCTGGAGAGGTTCGAGACGCCCAAGCGATGGGCGGCCGCCGCTCAGGCCGCCGAGGCGGCGGGATCGGGCAGGCCGAACATCGACTTCGCCCTCACCGCCCTGGCCAAGCATCTCAACCTGCCCGATGACGCGCCCTTCACCCTATTCGCCACGGCGCGTTGCGCGGGCTGGGTCGCCCACGCCATCGAGCAGTCCCAGACCGGCCGCCTGATCCGGCCTCGCGCGCGCTACGTGGGCGCGCCGGTCTGA
- a CDS encoding helix-turn-helix domain-containing protein — MTVDFVHQRQHLDRPRQAAPGGRLVLSQLSGGSSQIARAAVCVKVVLEGEERYEASGRTHRLGAGSLMIADVGSAMQVSLPAGGEATGLCVYMPANPSDQPWESALSGSPLVMPLVDHPFGAALTALAQTLARRPEHGEEAASGALEATRRGLNHFVQDLGLRIGALSGGKAATRLELLRRIETARAYLHAVRDRAVPLDELARIAAVSPFHLARAFREAHGAAPAAYHRNLRMAWAADMLASGQARPAQVARQLGFADQASFTRAFVRRYGAPPGAARQTGAPT, encoded by the coding sequence GTGACCGTCGATTTCGTACATCAGCGCCAGCATCTGGACCGGCCTCGCCAGGCCGCGCCCGGCGGCCGACTGGTGCTGTCGCAGCTTTCTGGCGGCAGCAGCCAGATCGCGCGCGCCGCTGTGTGCGTCAAAGTCGTTCTGGAGGGGGAGGAGCGATACGAGGCGAGCGGGCGCACCCATCGCCTTGGCGCCGGCTCCCTGATGATCGCCGATGTGGGCTCGGCCATGCAGGTGAGCCTGCCAGCGGGCGGCGAGGCCACAGGCCTATGCGTCTACATGCCGGCTAACCCGTCTGATCAGCCTTGGGAATCAGCCCTGTCAGGCTCTCCCCTGGTCATGCCGCTGGTGGACCATCCCTTTGGGGCGGCGCTGACAGCCCTGGCCCAGACGTTGGCGCGGCGGCCTGAGCATGGGGAAGAGGCGGCGTCCGGGGCGTTGGAGGCGACCCGTCGCGGACTGAACCATTTCGTCCAGGACCTGGGCCTGCGCATCGGAGCCCTCAGCGGCGGCAAGGCCGCGACACGGCTGGAGCTTCTCAGGCGGATCGAGACCGCGCGGGCCTATCTGCATGCGGTGCGCGATCGAGCCGTGCCCCTGGATGAACTGGCCAGGATCGCGGCGGTCTCGCCATTTCATCTGGCGCGCGCCTTTCGCGAGGCGCATGGCGCGGCGCCGGCCGCCTATCATCGCAATCTTCGCATGGCTTGGGCGGCGGACATGTTGGCCTCGGGTCAGGCAAGGCCCGCGCAGGTGGCGCGCCAGCTCGGCTTTGCTGATCAGGCCAGCTTCACCCGCGCCTTCGTGCGCCGCTATGGAGCGCCGCCTGGAGCGGCCCGTCAGACCGGCGCGCCCACGTAG
- a CDS encoding DUF885 domain-containing protein — protein MSLAKIGAIAASLALAAAPALAAPTVAGGGDATQALSDCNTDLRLLNPLTGWQARWPQQLAGLAAAPAPVQQVALDDWRGAPAALHADIEALRARTNAPAHVARRILTQVQALQAGPIAPQLTDPQWRALLDGPLKDAVADYARFLSQGYLPKAPAGSGLALDREGQACFLLAATRWTSLALTADQIEATGRRLLAERRARLAELSGVAEADLAPVLEGLRAGEQTPTTRDDILRISRAALERARMAAPDWFDLPDAPPINLEPIPASLEADLPAGYYQPATAQTPATYRVNLSRPQDRRLMAQVIAFHETIPGHHLGFSAARAPGQFNSGFVEGWGVYAEHLAEEMGLYSDRQALIGSAAKDLWGASRLIVEPGLHVRGWSRDQAVAFMLENTALSRAEIEVEVDRYLALPGQSLSYMLGYDAIRQARERTQARQGAAFDIKAFHKALLSPGSRPLSDLTLP, from the coding sequence ATGAGCTTGGCCAAGATCGGCGCTATCGCCGCGTCCCTCGCCCTGGCGGCCGCACCCGCCTTGGCGGCGCCAACGGTCGCGGGAGGCGGCGACGCGACTCAAGCCCTGTCCGATTGCAACACTGACCTGCGCTTGCTCAATCCGCTCACCGGTTGGCAGGCGCGCTGGCCTCAACAACTGGCCGGGCTGGCCGCCGCGCCGGCGCCGGTTCAGCAGGTGGCGCTGGACGATTGGCGAGGCGCTCCCGCCGCGCTGCACGCCGATATCGAGGCGTTGCGCGCCCGAACCAACGCTCCCGCGCACGTGGCTCGCCGCATCCTGACGCAAGTCCAAGCCCTGCAGGCCGGTCCGATAGCGCCGCAACTGACCGACCCGCAATGGCGCGCCCTTCTGGATGGCCCGCTGAAGGACGCTGTCGCCGACTACGCACGGTTCCTATCCCAAGGCTATCTGCCCAAGGCCCCGGCCGGCAGCGGGCTGGCGCTCGATCGCGAGGGTCAGGCCTGCTTTCTTCTCGCGGCGACGCGCTGGACCAGCCTGGCGCTAACCGCCGACCAGATCGAGGCGACGGGTCGCCGGCTGCTCGCCGAGCGTCGGGCCAGGCTGGCCGAACTCAGTGGCGTGGCTGAGGCCGACCTTGCCCCGGTGCTGGAAGGCCTGCGCGCTGGCGAGCAGACGCCCACCACCCGCGACGACATCCTGCGGATATCGAGGGCGGCGCTGGAGCGCGCCCGCATGGCCGCGCCAGACTGGTTTGATCTTCCCGACGCGCCGCCCATAAATCTGGAACCCATCCCCGCTTCATTGGAGGCGGACCTGCCCGCCGGCTACTACCAACCCGCCACGGCCCAGACGCCGGCGACCTACCGGGTCAACCTGTCGCGACCTCAGGACCGGCGGTTGATGGCGCAGGTCATCGCCTTTCACGAGACGATCCCCGGCCATCACTTGGGCTTTTCAGCCGCCAGGGCGCCGGGCCAGTTCAACTCGGGCTTTGTCGAAGGGTGGGGCGTCTATGCCGAGCACCTGGCCGAGGAGATGGGCCTCTATAGTGATCGTCAGGCCCTGATCGGCTCAGCCGCCAAGGACCTGTGGGGCGCCAGCCGCCTGATCGTCGAGCCGGGCCTGCACGTGAGGGGCTGGTCGCGCGATCAGGCCGTGGCGTTCATGCTGGAAAACACCGCCCTGAGCCGCGCTGAAATCGAGGTGGAGGTCGATCGCTACCTGGCCCTGCCCGGTCAATCGCTGTCCTATATGCTGGGCTATGACGCCATCCGCCAGGCGCGCGAGCGCACCCAGGCCCGCCAAGGCGCGGCCTTCGACATCAAGGCTTTCCACAAGGCCCTGCTGTCGCCGGGAAGCCGGCCGCTTTCGGACCTGACGCTCCCCTAA
- a CDS encoding UrcA family protein, with product MLKMLAPAAAFALIASVAVAAPATNSAVVKVGDLDPAKASTARIMEKRIEAAALTACGADEGSVALVKRSAQKSDCYKQAVAQTRTVVSRQLASN from the coding sequence ATGTTGAAGATGCTTGCTCCCGCCGCGGCCTTCGCCCTGATCGCCAGCGTCGCCGTCGCGGCTCCCGCGACCAACTCCGCGGTCGTCAAGGTCGGCGACCTCGACCCGGCCAAGGCCTCCACCGCGCGCATCATGGAAAAGCGCATTGAAGCGGCCGCCCTGACCGCCTGCGGCGCCGATGAAGGCAGCGTGGCCCTCGTCAAGCGCTCGGCTCAAAAGAGCGATTGCTACAAGCAGGCCGTGGCCCAGACGCGCACCGTGGTGTCTCGCCAGCTGGCTTCGAACTAA